Part of the Benincasa hispida cultivar B227 chromosome 12, ASM972705v1, whole genome shotgun sequence genome is shown below.
cctgagtgagttattaACTCTTGTCAAtgaggacaatcctttgatctgtattaatgagagtgactagattcgtcgactcaatatgcctaccaatTGGTCCTTTAAGTTCACTCCTTCTCATCTTTAGGGTAAGTTGATGAATTGGTCCTTTAAGTGCtaacttcgggtcttgaacaatggggcccctccctctcactggcccgagagggttttATTTATAGTAGGatcataaacaggttgttcattaaagaatcagggagacttaaggagttagatgtaattacatgtgtaaaatagtaatttgatccAGTTGTAATTATAAACGATTCATGAAATGTCGaattactgttgattggttatatccatagatACAGAAATGTATTTACAGTATGAAGAGTACACTTGtgggtctttaatagagtgacttgcaattaatgaatattgattaatttaattaaagaatttatttaattaatttcgtATCATTGAAAGCTttcaatttataggtccattaggtccccttgctagctcactaagaataaaacaagaatcatttggtttgaattaatttgaattgtttaatgttaaaaataaaagagtaggGAAGAGAATAACAACACAGTTtggaaaccctagtacagggagaaaaaccacgatatagagacttcttattattttaatttgatacatTGAATATACAAGgatacattatataaatagacagtaggaaaCCTTAGGGGTCTACATAATTACATAAACGCCCCTAGTtaataaccctattttcaacactccccctcaagttggagcataaaTATCGATAAAGCCCAACTTGCTTACACAATAATCAAAGCTCTGTCTTAGTAACTCTTTTGTAAGTACATTAGCAACTTGTTGATTTGAAGGAATACAAGGGATGCCTATATTTCCACTGCCCAATCTCTCCTTAATGAAATATCTATCTATCTCTACGTATTTAGTTCTGTCGTATTGAACCGAGTTATTTACAATACTGATGGTAGCTTTATTgtcacaaaacaatttcatcAGAAGCTCATTATCTTGCTGGAGATTTGAtaatactttcttcaaccaaatttcttcacaaatccctAGACTCATGGCCTTATACCCAGCCTTAACACTATTTCTAGCAACAACTCAttgtttcttacttctccaGATGACTAGATTACCCAGACAAATGTATAGTACCTAGACGTCAattttctatcaacaacagaccctgcctagtcagaatcagtgtaggcTTCAACAGATTGTTTATCGGTCTTTCTGAACATTAGACCTTTGCTAGGAGTTCCTTTCAGGTGCCGGAAGATACGTTCAACTGCTGTCATATGATCCTCATAAAGagcttgcataaactgactgacaACACCTACTGCATAagaaatatctggtcttgtgtGAGACAAGTAGACCAACTTCCTGACTAATCActgatacctttctttattaaCAGGAACTCTATCATTCTTATCACTGAGCTTCACATTATACTTTACTAGTGTGTCAACAGGTTTACACCTAGTCATGCCTGTTTCCTTTAGTAAGTCCAGAGTATATTTTCGTTGAGAGACTTATATACCTTCTTTTGAGTGATCCACTTCCATTACCAGAAAGTATCTTAGCTTCTcaaggtctttaatttcaaattcttggGTCATCTCTGTTTTGAGCCTCATGATCTCTACATCATCATGAAACTTGATTTCACACTGATAGGTTTGAAGGAAATTCAATTAACTAACCCTTTCTGACTTCCACTACTTCATTACCCCAGATAAAACAATGTCATCAACGTAGACAATA
Proteins encoded:
- the LOC120067664 gene encoding uncharacterized mitochondrial protein AtMg00810-like, yielding MTRCKPVDTLVKYNVKLSDKNDRVPVNKERPDISYAVGVVSQFMQALYEDHMTAVERIFRHLKGTPSKGLMFRKTDKQSVEAYTDSD